Proteins from one Desulfobulbaceae bacterium genomic window:
- a CDS encoding sel1 repeat family protein: MELIRHKTTIKVLTLLLFTVLAVFGHALQADAELTITNVTQKTKQTIESIPTAEKAPLPETTPTIDLLPEEDPEALVLEESLDSDNDATNEIFALFKKASGQGNAEAQFNIGVRYAQGNGVPQNTKHAVYWYKKAADQGYAEALFNLGVMYAKGIGVPSNDTEAVAWFKKAAKLGQTEAQYLLGLRYDQGDGVPLNYQESAKWLREAASRGHARAQSDLGVMYAQGKGVPQDYSRALSLFIKAAEQGNSSAQFNLGSIYAKGMGVRQDDKLAMNWFKRAAEQGQTDAQFMVGSRHDQGKGVPQNFQEAAKWYHKAAEKGYALAQFNLGALYANGEGVPFDNITAYAWSSLAANQGQEGAAKNRDSIAKGFTPKEISQAQALAAELQAKIDNIMN, encoded by the coding sequence ATGGAATTAATCAGACACAAGACGACAATTAAGGTCTTAACCTTACTGCTGTTCACGGTATTGGCAGTGTTTGGCCATGCGCTTCAAGCCGATGCTGAGTTGACTATTACCAATGTAACCCAAAAAACCAAACAGACCATCGAATCAATACCGACAGCAGAAAAAGCGCCGCTGCCAGAGACCACACCCACTATCGATCTTCTACCAGAAGAAGATCCTGAGGCTCTTGTCCTCGAAGAAAGCCTGGACTCCGACAACGATGCAACCAACGAGATCTTTGCCCTATTCAAAAAGGCCTCGGGACAGGGAAATGCAGAGGCTCAATTCAATATCGGAGTCAGGTACGCTCAAGGAAACGGCGTGCCCCAGAACACCAAACATGCCGTCTATTGGTACAAAAAGGCTGCAGACCAAGGCTACGCTGAGGCCCTATTTAATTTAGGAGTCATGTATGCCAAAGGAATTGGCGTGCCCAGCAACGACACAGAGGCCGTTGCCTGGTTCAAAAAGGCGGCTAAACTCGGCCAGACAGAAGCCCAGTACCTTTTAGGATTAAGATATGACCAAGGCGACGGTGTCCCTTTGAACTACCAGGAATCGGCGAAATGGCTAAGAGAGGCTGCCAGTCGTGGCCACGCTCGTGCTCAATCAGATTTAGGGGTGATGTATGCCCAAGGCAAAGGAGTTCCTCAAGACTACAGCCGGGCCCTTAGCTTATTCATAAAAGCGGCAGAACAAGGAAATTCCTCTGCCCAGTTCAACTTGGGATCCATATACGCAAAAGGCATGGGAGTCCGCCAGGACGACAAGCTGGCCATGAACTGGTTCAAGAGAGCCGCGGAACAAGGCCAAACAGATGCTCAGTTCATGGTAGGCTCAAGACATGACCAAGGCAAAGGTGTTCCCCAGAATTTCCAGGAGGCGGCGAAATGGTACCACAAAGCCGCCGAAAAAGGATACGCCCTAGCTCAATTTAATCTGGGAGCCTTGTATGCCAATGGTGAAGGAGTTCCTTTCGATAACATAACAGCCTATGCCTGGTCCAGCCTGGCCGCAAACCAAGGGCAAGAGGGAGCCGCAAAAAACAGGGACTCGATTGCCAAGGGCTTCACCCCCAAAGAAATCAGTCAGGCCCAAGCCCTAGCCGCTGAGCTGCAGGCAAAGATTGACAATATTATGAATTGA
- a CDS encoding DUF541 domain-containing protein, translating to MRKISLAIIAILLLPPFSTAWSHDPAMQSPSDGTIIQAEGNAQTQVQNDFLSIDLVFEKDNANLSQLNEIMQHEAATALGKATKNSVVTVKTSGFSIYPVYERERIIRHHGTYQLSLETKKFDAGLALASDMQPFQVRNLSFSVSPELRRATEKKLLEQAIADLRDTLNIAAGTLGAKDITMINLTIGNREYSPIQPRLMRDPIAMKAASPPPIAAEAGESQVVITVTGSAVAK from the coding sequence ATGAGAAAAATTTCATTAGCCATCATTGCGATCTTGCTGCTGCCCCCCTTCTCCACCGCCTGGTCACATGACCCAGCCATGCAGAGCCCCTCCGACGGCACGATCATTCAGGCCGAAGGCAACGCACAGACACAAGTGCAGAACGATTTTCTCTCAATCGACCTTGTCTTTGAAAAAGACAACGCCAATCTGTCCCAACTCAACGAAATCATGCAACACGAGGCGGCTACCGCCCTGGGGAAGGCCACTAAGAATTCCGTCGTCACCGTCAAGACCTCGGGGTTCAGCATTTACCCGGTGTACGAAAGAGAGCGCATTATCCGGCACCACGGAACCTACCAGCTCTCTCTGGAAACCAAAAAATTCGATGCAGGCTTGGCCCTGGCCAGTGACATGCAACCCTTTCAAGTGCGCAATCTCTCCTTTTCCGTTTCCCCTGAACTGCGCAGGGCGACAGAGAAAAAACTACTCGAACAAGCCATTGCCGATCTGCGAGACACCCTCAACATCGCAGCGGGCACTCTCGGCGCAAAAGATATCACTATGATCAACCTCACCATCGGCAACCGAGAATACAGTCCCATTCAACCACGACTGATGAGGGACCCCATCGCCATGAAAGCTGCGTCACCACCACCAATCGCGGCTGAAGCCGGCGAATCGCAAGTGGTGATCACCGTTACCGGCTCGGCTGTGGCCAAGTAA